A region of the Sarcophilus harrisii chromosome 3, mSarHar1.11, whole genome shotgun sequence genome:
TGCAAAGCATCCATGCTTTCTCATAGCATTCAAATCTTGttaatttataaatgtaaaataaccTTGTGGGAGCTACactcattctttaaatttttctcagGTATCAGATATCAAGTTTAACCTGATAAGATTAAACAAATGTTATCTCCTAATTTTGCTAtattaactgttttttttccacataattatagaatctcagaatttatttcaagAAATGCCTATAATTTTCCCTAGATCATAGCTGATATGTGATTCattctttgcttgaagacttcgtGTTTCCACTGAATTTTCAATATCCCCACTTTCGTCAACAGATCATCATGTGGCATTAAGTCACAGTCCtttactattttgtatttttctccctTGGGTACTGTTTGGtttatcaatgttcttcctaaaatgtggtgtcCAGAGCTACAAACAATATTTTTATCTGAGGAGAGTTTAGTTCTGAACACTTTGTCTGTCTTAATGCAAACTAAGATTTCATTAACTTTCTTTGTGGCAATTTTAATTCTTGACTTAGAATGACTTTAAGGTCAACTAAAACCCTAGTGTATCTTTTCAGATTAATTACTATCTAGTTATACTTTTCCCATATTGTTATggcaaaatatataacaacaaactTTGTTAAAAAGAAAGTATAGAATAATCGTGACATAACGAGGTTTAAGACTATATTCAACAATTTACAGGCCTGACAAGTTGTAACCCttttatgtagaaaaatatttggaataacCAAGATGCATTAAAAATACAACAATATTGTGTATTCATTAAGTATAAGGATttatgaaggaaggaaacaagcattaattaatcaTCTAACATGTGCCtggaactgtgctaaattctttataaatattatataatgtgaTCCTCACACAACAATACTGGAAAGTAAGCCTTactcttatcctcattttatggatgaagaaacttgtccagaatcacacaattaataagtgaagtcagatctgaagtcagatttttctTACTACAAGCTCAATTTTCTATCCATTGACTATACAACCTAAATGAAACAAAGGAAGtcctatatttaatttttaatgaccTGTGTGCTTTTGTACAAGTAACAGCTACtcaattttgcatttgtttttgtgtttgtcttgttttgttttattttacattgtaTTTTAGTGAAAAGAGCCCTCCTTTTGTAATGAGGGAACTTGGCTCTGTTCTATTACCTTTttcttgggcaaatgacttaacttttATGTGTCTCAGCTTCCTCACATGAAAATAGAAAGATGGGGTATGAGCAAATCTCTAtaagttttctaattttaaatcctaTGGGTAATTTTGTATCTATATAGTGTTTAGAAGAAAAATCCATTAATAAAGGTGGGTCATGGTGACTGGGATTCTGGTAAATTGTGATTGCAAAAAAGAATAGGGTTGGATACATAGAAAAGACTTGAGAAATGTTGATGAATTACTTTTTGGATGATTcttctttctagctgtgtgactcctcATTGCCTTGGCTGCAGGGCAGACAAGAAGGTAAGTGGATGAGACTGGCCATTTTCAGGATATGTCTGCTCCCAACTTCTCCACTATCAACTATGACATGTTTGTGCTGATCGGCATCCCTGGCCTGAAGCATATGCATCTGTGGATCTCTATCCCCTTCTGCCTGATGTACCTGGTTGCTGCCTCAGGAAATCTCCTCCTGATTTTTGTGGTAGCTCTTGAACGCAGTCTCCATGAGCCTATGTACCTCTTCCTGTCCATGCTAGCATTCTGGGACCTGATCCTATCAACTTCTACTGTGCCCAAAGCTCTGGCCATCTTCTGGATGGATGATACAAACATCTCCTTTGGGGGTTGTGTCACTCAGCTCTTCTTCATGCATTTTGCCTTTGTGGTGGAGTCAGGGATCCTTTTGGCAATGGCCTTCGACCGCTATGTGGCCATCTGCTACCCGCTACAATATACCACCATCCTCTACCACAGTGTCATTGGAAAAATTGGAGGCATTGTAGTGTTCAGGAGCTTTGCTACAGTCTTCCCCATTATCTTTCTGCTGAAGCGCCTGCCCTTCTGCCGTACCAACATCATTGCCCACACATTCTGTGAACACATGGGGCTGGCCAAGCTGGCCTGTGCAGATATCACCATTAATATTTGGTATGGAATCTCTGTGCCCTTGCTCAGTGTCATGCTTGACATGGTGGTGATTGTTATCTCCTATATCCTCATCCTACGGGCAGTATTCAGGTTACCTTCTCGGGATGCTCGGCTCAAGGCACTGAGCACTTGTGGGTCACATGTCTGCGTCATCCTCATGTTCTACCTGCCAGGGATTTTCACTGTCATTGCTCAACGCTTTGGCCGGAAAATCCCTAGACATGTCCATATCCTACTGGCTAATCTTTATGTGCTTGTTCCCCCCATGATGAACCCAGTTATTTATGGGGTCAAAACCaaacagatcagagagagagTGGCCCTTTTGTTCTCACCAAAGGGGAAATGTTGAAAGAGACTATAATCTTGGTGGGTAGAGATTTGCTCCTGTCTTCAGTAATGGTAGGGAGATAAACAAGATGATTTTTCTTCTTACCTTGGGACAAACTTCTGTTAGGAATACAATGAAACCAAAATTCAGGCTGTTTTTTTCATAGTACTGTTACCCTATACAGTTGCATGTAATTGACTTCTTAAAGCAAATATTCAgataattcattatttaaatgaatctTATATccacaatgaagaaaataatccttttggaaatatgtatagcatTCTAGCAAAAATGAGCTACTCTTTGTCTTCAGATGCACCCAGTGGTTTCTTGCCTTTGTTTATGCTACTCCTTATGTCTTTAATGTCTTGGAATGTCTTCCCTTTGCCATTCCCATGACTACGTATCCTTTAAAATCTAATTCAAGTACAACCTCTTTTAGGAAGTCTCTTCCTGATCTCACCTCTTGGTAAAAACTTTGGCCTTTCCactccttttatttattatagtattttGGGGGATAAAATTAATGGAATTCTGTATTATTTTGTATGATAACTTTATGTTTGTATCATATCACTTATTAGAAGATAATTTTCATGAGGGGAAGGATGCTATATTATCCACAGCTGGACATTTCATCACTGCCTTAGTGCAGTGTTTTTTGATCATtgcaattttttgtttagcttttaaaatttttcccagttacattgaaaacatttttttacattcgtttataaaactttgagtttcagattctctcctttacccccacccccattaagaaagcacatgagaaataacacaaacatttttataaaatcacattgtgaaaaaatatataaatctccctccccccagaaaaaatgaaaacaagggagagagtatgtttcaatctgtattcaggcacaatcaatcagttctttctctggatatggacatGATTTTTTATCCTATGTCCTTCAGAgaagttgtggatcattgtattactgataatagcaaagtcattcacggATAATGATCCAAAAACATTCATTGCAGACACTAAATAAAGGATTGAATTTTTTAATGCTGTATAATGTTGGATAAGCAATTGGATCTCTGAGACAAATTTCTCTTCAGTAAAAATATCTGCTTAAGTCATGAGCTTTGTGTAAAAATCAGATAAGGAGGAAATGAATCCAAaaactacattaaattaaatttaaaactacaaaacactctcTTTATGGGatagtttattattgttattattgtcagGTTATTGTAATGAttatgatcatgatgatgatgatgactactAATATCACATTGTAACTATGCCTACATTCTCTTCTTGAAAAATTGTTAATACCTCCCACAACACTGGCCGGGAAGGCGAACATCTTCCTTCTCTATTTAAATTGTACCATGGTAAGGACACTGAATCTGATGAAGAATCCACACTCTCTCTGAAAGTGGTCATACAGCCTGTATTGAAAACCTTTAAGAATATACCaccttcttctttttaaaaaaaaatcttttttttttaatatcttcttcatgttcaaaaatatatatgtcaTCTTCCCTATCAGTgagatattttatgtattataataaagatttttttaaagaagaaaaaaggcagtTCAGCAAATCTAAGACATCAAATGTGACTAAATATATGTAGTATTATACACTCATAACTCCTCATCTCTGAAGAGAAAGGAACATAGATCTTGACAAAGCTTTGGGTTCATTAATTAAAACAGTTATGATTTAACCTAATACTACAGCTCATCTAGCTcataggttttttgttttataaaggaaaaaatgagatattccATGTATTTcaccaaaatataataatatgttatcTATGACATGTCCCTCaattatctcaatttctttaaagttttgttCCAAtgtcatcttctacatgaagcctttgtGATTCCTTTTAGTAGGTAGTTTCTCCCCTGAAATTATTTCATCTTATGCTTTGCAATTAATCTGTGCTTCCTATGACTGCTGCCActaagcaaattaaaaacaaaaatcaaataccTCAATGCATATCTATACAATACTTAGAAGTAAGTTGTCATATTATCTATATTCAAAAATGTATATCTTATTCCAAATATTAAACTCATTAAGCTGAGGtatatttcatcttcattcttttggatgtcTGTTTTGTCATTGTATCAATCATATGTAAAATCCTTCAGTTATTTTTCCTCTATGTTATTTTCactgtataaattattctacTAATTCTGTTCGCTTAATATATTTGTTCATAGAGTTCTTCCCAATTGTCTTTGAAACGTTCCACTTCATAATTTATCAGGaatcaataatattcaattatatttatatttatatatcacagtttgtttagtcatttcccaacaTAATGAAAGCCTCctattttccaattcttggctaccacaaaaagtgctgctataaatatttttgcacatataaatccttttcctcttatttctttggGAATAGAGGTCTGAGAGAGATATAGTAGAGTCAAAGATTTTGCACAGTTcactattaaatttattttgtgtatacatctacatatatgtgtacatatacatcaTCATATATCCTTCCAAATCCTcacaaattatctttttaataattCAGTATAGAATTTTATCAGGAATTGCAACCAAACTTACTAATCTGAAGATActgcttttctcccttttattgaAGTTtggaataattatatatttttcaccaataacaatgatttttaaattcatttttcccagggagtaaaaatattttatttttcctttctgtatgCCTCCACCtctgttgagaaagaaaaacaaaatttcccccactctaaaaaaataatattctttacatGAAAGCTCCATGGGACCTGTGAAGaatgaaaatatggaatattatggtgaTGCAAAAATAGATAAtctaaataaaaacttattttaaaatacattttgcatCAACTGTTTGCTTGCATGAACATTGAATTAATATTCAAATGATTAAtggcaataaaataataattctgtttaaaaaaaagaaagaaaactcccATAACATGTAATCAAACAAAACATACAAACTGATCTTGGAGATATCTGAATAAAATGTAGTTCAGTCTGCACTCTGTGCCAATTCTATTAAGTAGAATGCCtaaatttttcagtcatgtttctTTATGCTATGATTTCTGAGATCTTTTCTAGATATTGGATTCTCAGATTTAGATCATCGCACTTAGAATTGGAAGGATCATGAAAGATTATCCCAATAAATCACGTTTACTTTACACACAAGCAACCAAAGCCAGAAAGTTCAAATAGCTGCCCAATTTATTTGCCCAAGGCCATAAGATTATAACTatcaggactttttttttgcttggtaAGGgcaggttttattttatttaaaaatttttaataatagctttttattttcaaaataaatgcaaatacacTTTTCAGcagtcacccttgcaaaaccttgtgttcccctagacagcaagtaatccaatataagttaaacatgtacaattcttctaaatatatttccacatttatcatgctgcataagaaaaacaatatcaaaaagaaaaagaaaaaacaagaaaacagcaaaagcaatcacaaaggtgaaaatactgtgttgtgatccaaaTTCCAtccctatagtcctctttctggatatagaaAGTTGTGATCAGAACATAACAAGAAAAAAGACCCTATTTCCTAACTATGTGCTTTGGAATTGGTAGTTTTCTtgattgcatttaaaaataataatatcagcAATTTTTTGCTGATCAGCAATTGCTGATCGGCAATATTTTACAGCAAAAATTTGCAGAGTGAGAAAATGCTTTCATCtggaggaattcagagaaatgtttGCAGAAAAAAGCCCTCAGAGCAGAGCTAGAACTAAACCAGATAAAACTAAAGATGCCTTAGTGAATCTCAAGAATTTGAGCTTCTCTATGAACATAGATGGAAATCCAAGAAACTTAGATTTGTCTAAACACAATTAAAGTCAAATATGCTGGAAGGACAGAGtgcattaaaagaaattttatgtgataaaactgaaaagaaaattgggAGGCAGAATGTAGAGGGCTTTAAATTTTGGACTAATTAATTTGAACATTACTCCCATTTATCTCCAGTCAGCATCTCTCTGATGAGATCTCTTTAGCTGAGGCTAAAAGCTTGATGTTTCAGATAAAAATCTTTCACAGTCCATATAGGTAGGATCTGGCCAAAAAAATTTCTGTGCTTTTCAATTTGTGGCTTCAGTACtttacattattttccagttttccaaacattttttgtcaaatagtgagttcttattccagaagctggagtttgggatttataaaatattagattGCTTTAAGCCTCGATTATtgtggtgtgtgtatatattacattccactgatccaccactctatttcaaccagtaccaaatggttttgatgactgatgttttataatatagttttaggcctggtactactaagccaccatcttttatatttttttcattaattgctttgatattcttgatcttttgttttttccagatggattttgtcattattttccttgttctaaaaataatattttggcagtttgatttgtatggcactgaacaagtagagcattttaggcagaattgccatttttattatattagttcaggcCTAGACATGAACGAATggcatttttccaattgtttagatttgactttatctgtgtgagaagtgttttataattgtattcatataattcttaggt
Encoded here:
- the LOC100932517 gene encoding olfactory receptor 52B2; its protein translation is MSAPNFSTINYDMFVLIGIPGLKHMHLWISIPFCLMYLVAASGNLLLIFVVALERSLHEPMYLFLSMLAFWDLILSTSTVPKALAIFWMDDTNISFGGCVTQLFFMHFAFVVESGILLAMAFDRYVAICYPLQYTTILYHSVIGKIGGIVVFRSFATVFPIIFLLKRLPFCRTNIIAHTFCEHMGLAKLACADITINIWYGISVPLLSVMLDMVVIVISYILILRAVFRLPSRDARLKALSTCGSHVCVILMFYLPGIFTVIAQRFGRKIPRHVHILLANLYVLVPPMMNPVIYGVKTKQIRERVALLFSPKGKC